The Ignavibacteriota bacterium sequence TCACGTCTTTTATTCCAAATATCGGAAACAGCTACAAACTCCATATTCATATCTTTTGAGTTTGCGCTAAATGCCTTGCTTAAAGATCCTTTAAATCTACCAGAGAATCCAACAACGCCAACTTGAACTCTGTCGTTTGCTCCAATAATTCTGCTATAATGCATTGCGTCTGTTACAATTACTTTTGATTCGGATTTCGCAAATGCTGTTCCCGCTTTTAAAACAGAAGAACCTACCGCAACTGCCGCTGTTCCTAATCCGACTTTCTTAATAAACTCTCTTCTATTTGAATTCATATTCACTCCTAAAATGTTAAATTTTTATTAAACTTTTTCCGGTACTTTATATTCATTTCTGTATTCTCTGGTCAACATTGAATCCGCTTCTTTATCGTTAATAAATTTTTCATTATTTCCGTCAAGTTTTAATTCGCGTTCTAATCTATAAGATATGTTGGCAATTATCGGCAATGCACTTGATAGATGACCTTCTTCTATATCGCAATTTAAATTTGCACGGTTACCATTTTTAACCGCACTAATAAAATTTTCAAAATGACTTTGATCATTCGAGCCCTTAAGATTCATAGGGTCATAAGAACCGTCAGCATCGCCAGAAGTCGGTCCCTGCTCATTTTTATATCCGAAAAATGTCTGCCAGTTTCCACCTCCGTCAATCTGCATCCATCCTTCTGTACCATAAAATAAAGTGCCAATAGTAATTGGCTTTGCCTTTGAATCAGCGGATATTTGTCCGGAAGTTGAAAATTTAAAATCAGGTAAAAATATTCCTTCTGGATTTGTATAAAGTCCTCTAGTACAAAATTCCAATATTGTACCGTCTTTATATTCAAAAATTGATGTTTGAGTATTCGGAGTTTCTTGTGAAGATTTAAATTTATAATAACCTCCAAATGATCTTACTTTTACCGGATAATCTTTTGTGTTCAATCCCCATCTTGCAACGTCGAATTGATGAGGTCCTTGATTACCTGTATCACCGTTTCCATAATCCCAATGCCAATGCCAATTATAGTGGAATCTGTTTCTATTAAATACTTTTTTAGGAGCGGGACCAAGCCACATATCATAATGAACCTTACTTAAATATTCTTCAGTGTAAGGAGTTTCATAATCATTCGATTCAAGATTGGTTCTATATTTTTCATCGGCTTTCATTGGTCCATCTGGATAAATGCCAATATCCGGTCTTCTTTTAAAACAGAGTCCGCGAACCAAAAATAATTTTCCCAATTTCCCTTCGTGAATAAATTTCATCGCTCGCTGAGTATTTATAAAAGATCTGTTTTGAAAACCAACTTGAATTAAAGTGTTATATTTTCTGGAAGCCTCAACCATTTTTCGTCCTTCCCAAACATTATGAGTGGAAGGTTTTTCAACATAAACATGTTTTCCGGCTTGTGCAGCCCAAATGGAAGCTAAAGCGTGCCAATGATTTGGAGTAGCAATACTTACGGCGTCAATATCTTTATCATCATAAACTTTTCTCATATCCCAAACAGTTTGCGGAGTATAATCAGCAATTTTTGAAAATTCCTTTAACGCTTGAGGGAAAAGATTTTCATCAATATCAGCAAAATATTTTATTCTAACGTCTTTATTATTTCCGAACATTTCAATGTGACCGCTTCCTCTTCCTCTAATTCCAATTACCGCCATATTGATTGCGTTATTTGCTCCGATAATTCTTCCGTATGATTTTGCGGTTGTTGACATAAAAACGGTACCTGCCGCCAAACCCATTGAGCCTTTTTTAACAAACTCTCTTCTTGAAATATTTTTATTCATTTTAATACCTTGAGTTTAAAGTACTAATATTATTTAAGTTTTTTTATTTTAATATTTCTGTACCAGCAATCACTTCCATGATCCTGTAAAACGATATGCGCAATTTTATGTTTGGTGAAATTTTCAATATTAACATATTTACTTTTTTTAAATGCTTCGTTAAACTCAGGTGAATCTAAATCATATTCTACAACTTTTTTACCATTTAACCAATGTTCACCTTTATTATTGTTGAAAATAATTTTTGCGGAATTGAATTCTCCAACAGGTTTTAATATTTTATCTTTAGCTTCAAAAAGATCATATAAAGACGCTGATCTATGAGTAGGAGTCACACCATCATCGTTTTTAGAATCATCTAATACTTGATATTCAAATCCCAAAGCGTTCGATGTTCCTTTAGAAATAGAAACTTGTTCATCAACATTGTATTTAACCCCACTGTTTCCGCCTTCACTGATTTTCCATTCAAATTGAAATTCAAAATTTTTATATAATTTATCTGTCAACAGATCACCGCCTTTTAACGGCTGTCCATCCGGTCTAAGCGGCACGTCACCGCTTTTAATTTTTCTTATGCATCCATTTTCAATTTTCCAATGACCTTGAGGAACTGAATCAATTCCAATTCCACGCCAACCGTCAAATGTTTTTCCATCAAACATTAATTCCCAACCATCATTAATTTCTTGTTCGGTTAACGCATTTAATTTTACACCAATTGTATTATCAAAATTATTATTACAAGTGCATGAAATAATCATTGCAATGAAAAATAACATCAAAAAAAATCTCATTTTTTCTCCATACTATTTTTTTATTTCAAATTTATCAAAAACTTTGCCTTCACTGTTAACTGCTTCTAGATTAAAATTATCTCCATTTATTTCAATCAGCTGATATAAATATTCTCCTCCAAACTGAACTTCAGTAAAATCATTTTTCTTACTTGGTTTATCCGTATCTTTTGTTGAAATTGAAATTAAGTAAACTGTGCCTTCAGAAGTTGAGTTAACGGGCTTATTTGCATAAAGAGGTTTTGTTCTTAAGTAATAATGAACGTGCCCGCTGAATACAACGTCTACGTGATATTTATCAAATAGTGTACACCATTCTTTTTGAATTAAAGGATAATCGTCATCAGCTGAATAAGGCGGAAAATGCATCATTACAAATTTCCATTTTGCGTTTGAATTTTTAAGCTGATTTTCTATCCATTCTGTTTGAATCTCAATTGGAGCCGTCACATCCAACATAAGAAAAAACGCGTTTTCATAATTAAAACTATATGTGGTTTCCGGATTTAATTTTTCCGGACCATCTTTAGGTAAATCAAATAAATCTTGATACATTTTTGAACCTAATCCATCTTGACTATCATGATTTCCCAATGTAGGCATAATCGGTTTACTGCAAAATACATTTTCGGAAAATTTAAAGAATTGATCCCACTCGTCTCTATTTAATCCGGTACTGACTAAATCTCCGCCAATACTAAAAAAAGAAACATCTGGGTTATTGCTGTACGCATAATTTACCAATTGACCAAAAGATTCTGACTTATGTGTATCTCCCAAATAAATAAATGAAAACGGTTTCGACAATTTCGACGCTGTTTTAAATTCTAAAATCTTGCTCCAAATCTGGTTGTCAGCATTTCCAATTTGATAATTATAAATTGTTTCCGGTTTAAGATCTTTTAGTTCAACCGTATAATGGTTTATATATCTGTCATTTTTTAATAATCTGTCTTCAATTATTATATATTCAGCTTTAGTTTCAAAGTTATTCTCTGCAGAATCATTTTTAACCCAATATTTTACAACACAATTTTTAATTTTTGTATTTGTCCTCCATTGTATAGACTGCGAAGTTGACGGATCATTACTCAATGTTAATACAATTTGATCAGGCACGACTGAAGAAGGATAATCTGTTGATCTGAACGCGTCAATTAAATGCGCTTCCCTGGCTCTTCCTCTAATTGTGGTAAGCAGTTTTCCGCCTTTAAGGATTTCCGGAACTTCAGTCAGCAAAAGTTCGTCCCAATCATGGTAAGTAAACGAACCAATATCCATTTGAGAAATGAACTGATTTGCGGGATAACAATCAGAAATTATTAGTACATCATTTTTATTCTGTGGCGAAACAGAAACAAAATAATGCGGCCGATGTTTATCAAAACCGTTTATACCCAATTCCACTTTACCTGCAGGAAATTTCTTTTCCCAAACAGTATAAATTGTATGTTCGTTTTTAACCACCATTTCGGTTTTAACAAATTTCGCACTTTCCAGCCAAAACGGGATACTGATTTGTGATCTATCCTGCATAATATAAACAGTTGCAGGAACATTGATATCAAATGTCCAATATTTTGTTGAAAGAATTTTTAAATCTGCTTCACTTAAATTACTAATAATCTTTTCTTCATTTAATTGTTCTAATTCTTGATCTGTTAAATCATTATAAAATTTTGTTACAAGTTCATCAATAACGGATTTAACATCAGAATGATTTTGAGAAAAACAAAATTGATTGGAGATTACAAATAATAGTATGTTGAGTAATAAAATGTTTTTAAAATTAAAATTCATTGCCAATAGCTACAAATATTTTTTCTGAAATAAACAGTATTAAATTTATAAATAAAAATTATGAAATTAATTTTTCCCAGTAACGTCTTTGATCGATTAACGCTTTAACTTTATCTTCCGGTTCCGTTCTGCATTCCAATAATATCCAGCCTTTATAATTTTTATTAATCAAAAGACGCATTAATTCTTTATATGGATAATCATTAAGATTTAATTCCCTTACATGAACCGTATCGCCCAATCGATCTTTAACTAAATTAAAATTATAATCAAGACCTTTGCCTATTAAATCTTCCGGGTTTGAATTCCAACAGACTTTAACGTTTTTGCAATCGGCAATATCCATAATTGCTTTAATGTTCGGCAGTTCCTGTGTTTCTTTTCCATGAACTTCAAGTCTTATCTGCTGATTAAACCCTTCCGCAAATTTCCCTAATTCATTCAAAGATTTGCCTATTTGTTCAATTGTTTTTTCACGCGGAACTTCATTATGAAATCCATTCGGTTTTACTTTAACTCCGCTTCCGCCAATGTCATAACTTAACTTTACAAAATCCTTTGCGGTTTCTATTGATTTTTTTAACTCGGTTTGATCAGGATAATCAAACTGCTGATTAGTTCCCATACCTATTATTCTAACTTTACTATCCGCAAATTCTCTTCTAACTTCTAATCTTTGCTCTTTGTTAAGTTCAATTGAAACGCCATGCGCGTGTTCAACTCTAAGCTCAACACCATAGATTTCCGCAAGTTCACAATTTTTAATTAATGTCGGAATATCCCAATCTTTTCCCCATTGATATGTAACGAGTCCAAGTTTCATCTTAGAATTTTCGCCTGTCTGGGAGAAAATACCGCAGCCGTTAAAACAAGCAGCTCCAGCAGTCAGTGTAAGAAGCTTAATAAATTCTTTACGCGAAAAATTATTTTCCATTTTATTTTAACAAGTATTTTTTAAGATCAATATGAATATACGGCCTTTTGCTTGCCACTTCATTTCCATTAGCATAAGCAACCCACATTTCAAGATTTGTCGCGTCATAAACAACGTCCTCTAAGTTTCCATCTTCGTCGGCAACCAATTTAGAAAGTTCAATCATTTTTTCGGCATTCATTTTACCGTGATTATCAGATAAAAACTTAAATGCTTTCTCATTATCCATTGTATAATAACAAGCGTCTTTAAAAATATTTGGTGCTACTTCGTCAGTTTGATCGTTATCTTTCCAAATTTTTAATTTAACCGGATCAGGAGTAGAAACTAATATTTTTGCGGCGCCCATTGTTTCTTTTTTACCGTCGCCAATATATAGATGATATCTTTTAATTAACTTTGTAGTTTCAATTTTATGTAATGCTTCATTTAATGTATTGGCATCATATAAAAGATCTCTAAAAAGAGTTGAGAAATGAGTTCCATCAAGATCAAACGGATATTCTCTTTTAGGTGAAGCCCCTTTTTCGCTTAAAACTATTCCTTTTGCATTTATTCCGGTATGAGCTCCAATATATCCGGCAAATGTAGCAGACGCGTGCGGTATTCCTTCATTAGGTTGATAAATAACTATTACTGGAAAATCTTGAAGTCCGCCGCCCATTGTAAAATCTAAATTTCTTATTTGCAATAAACTACCGTTCTCTGTTGCTGATCCCCATACCGATACTCCGGAACACGCATAATCTCCAACAACAGGAATCATTTGCGCTCTTTTTAATTTGTCCCAATCAATGCCGGAACCTTCCGCAAGTCCTCTTAATTCTTCTTTAAATCGATTATCTATATAAGGTTCAACAGAAATCCAAGCTTCATCCAACACCTTATTATTATAGCGTGAAGGCTCTCCAATTTCAGCATATTTAAGAAAATATGACATACATTTATCTACATCGTCTTTCAACGTTTCACCAAGCTGGTATCCCATTTCATAAGGTGTACCTTTTACAACAATAACTTTAATTACATCATCGCCTGTTCCTATTGTAAAAAGGTTTGGAAGATCATTTTGCGCTGATGAAATTAAATTTACTAAAATTACTAAAGCGAAAATTCTTAAATATATTCTTAACATTTTTTCTCCAAATAAAGGTAGAGCTTTTCAACTCTACCTTTAAATTTTAATAATTTTTATTTTAACAAAAACATTTTCTTTGCAGAAATGTTTGAACCGTTAGATAATTCATAAATGTACATTCCACTTACGAGTTCTCTGCCGGAATCATTTTTTCCATTAAATATTAGTATGTGCTCGCCGGCTTGTATATCTTTATCTACTAATGTTCTGACTAATTCACCAGTTATTGAGTAAATTTTCAACATGGTGTGACCAGCTTTTGACAAATTAAATTCAATATTTGTTGTAGGATTAAATGGATTTGGGTAATTGTTTTTTAGTTCAAAGTTCAATGGTAATTGGTTAATGTTATCTTCAACACCAACCGGTTCACCAACTAATCTTGCAACAACATCGTCTATTTCAACTTGATCTGTAACTGAAGGGTCTGATGAAATTATGCTGAACATTGTAAATGATCCTGAAACTCTCGGACTTGGATCAGTGCCTTCCAAGAACCAAGTTGCTTCTTCATCACCAAGTTCACCTTCCCATATTTTCATTTTTAAATCGCCGTTATATGCGTAGAACTTAACCCAATAATTTACGTTTAATTCAAGATCAAAATCAGTTGTAGCTGCAAAATGCTGCCATTGTGCAGGATTTAAGAAATCGTATTGTGCTCCTCCCTCATCGCCTCCTTCAACGTCACCCAACACTCTTGATAAAGTGATTTGATCTGTTAAAGGACTAAAGAATAAAACATATGATCCTTCATGTGTCGGATCAGAATCAGGTAATGACTCAGAAGTATCTCTTTGAACTAAGCGCATGCTTACAGCAAAAAACGAATTTGTAATTTTCTTAAAATTTACATTAAAGGTTATTTCCTGATTAGGCTGACCTTTATTTTCTTCAATAAGTGCTTTATGTGTTGCTTCTTCATCATCTTCATTTAAGAAAGAAACGCCATTACTTGACGCAACTACAGCTCCGACAAAGTTCGCAAAATTGCCGGTCTGAAGAAAAGCTTTACCATCAGCTTGTTTTACAATCGCGTTCATCAAGCCGTCGTTTTCACTGTAGTAAAACCAGCCGACATCGTTGTGCATTGCAGTATCTGACATATCTTCAAAATGATCTTCCCAAAGAATGTCTCCAACTTCCTGTGAAAAAGTAAAATTAGCAGAAATTAAAAAAATAAAAATCAACATACTGTAAAAACGGTTTAACATCTTCATTTTGCCTCCTCCAATTAGTTTGAATAATAAACTAAAAATTAAAATTTATGCTAAAGCGATTAATACTTTCGAAAAACTGTGCATGTGTGTAACTATAATCAAAACTTCCTTTATAACCTTGAAGATCAAATTTTACTCCAATTCCAAAACTGAAATCTTCAACATCATAATTAAATTTATACCCGGAACGTAAAGCAAATATTTCTTTATATACAATTTCAGTCCCTAAGTGAACTCTTTCTGTATAATCAATTGGATGAAGCACATCCATAGCAGTATTGATTTGAAAATCAGAGTGGCCGTTTTCAAATAATTTCATTAAATCCATTGCCAAACCCATTCTCAAAACCAAAGGCAGCTGAAACACTTCAGTCCAGTATTTCATATCAGTGGAAAAATTTTGAAACGCAACGCCAATTGTCAAATCTTTAAATCCAACTTTATAGTATCCGCCAAAGTCAAATCCCCAATGATTTATTTGCCACTCTCTTGTTTCATATTCATAAATTCCATTTTCTCTATCTATTTCCTTAACGGCAATTTCGGCATTCCCCAAATTTTCGTGAATGAATTTATACTTTACACCAAAAGAAAAAACATCATTTACAGGATAAGCATAAGCTAACCCTACCGCATAATCCGAAATTGATAAATCACCTGTAATTATAAATCCTCTATCATCTATACTTTTATCGACTCTTTTAGTTCCTATGATTTGACCATAATCCATATATACCAAATCAATACCAAGTGCACCGTAGTCTTGAAAATCATAAGCTGCTCCAAATGCATATAACCTTGTATCGGCAATCCAAGATACATGATTCATTGAAAAGCCGAATCCTTCAATGTTGGTCAAAACAGCGGGATTATAAAATAATCCTTGAGTACCGTTAACGCTTGCTACACTGGCATTGCCCATTGCGCTTTCTCTTGCGCCAAGACTTATGGCTAAATACGTCATACCGCTTTGACCTGCTTTTTTCTTTTGCGCTAAATAATTTTGCGATGTAATAAGTAAAATAATTGCCAATATCGATAATTTTAATTTCATAATCACTCCAAATATTTACATCATCTAATTATGACAAATTTACCTTTTGTTGAGCCAACGGGCTTACCATTTAAATCCCAGCCTTCTATATAATAAACATAAACACCGCTTTTAATAGTTTGCCAATAATCCGTAATTTGAAACCACTCTTCATCAGCTGATTCTGGAACTGAATTAGGATTATCAGGATTTGGATGCAATATTGTTGCCAGCAAATCGCCGTGCATTGAAAATATTCTTATAGTTGCTTTAGCGGGCAATCCTACAAATCCAATTTTATCTTCTAACCTAGGTACATCGGTATAATCTTCAACAACAGTTCCGCCATACGCTAAGCCTTGCACATGATAAGGATTAGGAACCACATAAACAGAATCCAAGTTTGAATGTGCGCCAATAAACGGAGACGCTGCTACGGAAAAATTTCTGTTATAATATCTACTTGATTCAAGAGGTTCGCCAGGTTTAATTCCGGTAGTATTTTGTGTCCCGTTATCAAAAGCTGTTACTGAATAATAATATTTTTTTCCTCTTTCTACATTTCTATCTACATATTCTGTTGTATCACCGTGAAATGTTTTTATTAACTGGTAAATATTTGTATAAGAACCTTCAGTTCTATAAATATTATAACCAGCAAAATCATAATTACCGGTTTGCCAATCAGCAATATCAGAAACCGACTGCCATTTAAGATCTATTTTCCCCGGACCTGATATTATTTCAACGTTATCCGGAGCAGGTGGAGGTGTTGGCAGATTTTGCAGTCCAAGTTTCCATGCAAATTCTGCATTATAAGCGTGTTTAAGTAATGAATCTAAACCGGTTGCCAATAAAGCATTTTTAGCTTCATTCCCGGATTTTCCATTATAATTTAAAGTTCCATTCTTCCATTCATTTCCAGCTTCAACACAAAGCTTTTGCGAAATGGAACCAACGGCTTCATACAATACAATTTTAATACTTTCGCCAAAATTTAAATTGTAGGGACCAAACGATAACAAGGCAACCGGCTCCTGAACCAATGGATCATAAGGAGTTGACGCGGTTCCTAATGTGCCGGTTGATTTTTCACCGGAACTCATTTCAAAATACATTTCGTTTTCAGTGTTGCCTTTAGTATATGATTTCATAATTCTTCTAGGCACAATTTTTACGGTTGAGGGCTGATTTTTATCATCGTTCGCGTCAGTTGGCGATGTGTCAGCATGAAGAACACCGAATCCCGGATACTGTGGCGAAAGGAACTCACCTGTTGTTGGATCGGGATCGCCAATATCATCATACGCCGCGTGGTTATCATCCGCATTTCCATCATAGACATAAAATAAACCTCTTAATGTATCGCCTGAATTACCTCCGTAAAATACAGCCCATTCATCATTTTGGTTTACTATTTGATGACCTCTATCGCCGCCGGGTAAAAGTAAATATTCAAATCCAAAATAAACATCCGTTAAATTTTGATTTGGCAGCTCAATAGTACTTTCGGTTCCGTCGGCATTACCGTCATTTGTAAATGTATATTCTCTAATTATATAATTATTGTGATTGTGATTAGCGATTGCATAACTTGACATTTTAACGCTGACACCAGAATTTGTTGAGTATTTGGAATCAATCATTTCATCAGCAATAACAGATGAAGATTTTGTGCTTAGTGAACGCGTATCTAAAAATCTCTCTTCAACGGTTCCATTAACAGACACATTGGGCAATCTATTTCTAACTCTTTTTCTAATTGAAATTGGATAAATAAATTCGAATGCCTCCTTATTTTCAAACCCGCCTTCGGATACGTAAGTATTGTGAAAAATATTTTGCTTATCAGTCCAATTTTTTAAACCAATCCAAATTCCAAGCCCTTCAAGATTTTTTCTGGTCATTGTCCTGTAATCTCCGCCGGGATATGTCATTTGGTTTTGCAGAGGAGCATAATTAGGAATTGAACCGCTGGAAAACATCGTTTCCCATAAAGGACCAATTTCATGACTTCTTGTTGCCTGTGCAAAATTATTTTCTAAAAATATTTGCGAAAGAAAAATCAAAAAGAAAATTATTTTTTTTAACTGGATTGACATAACAACCTCCGAAAAATCCAAATTTTGATTTTCATGCATTTATAAATTTACCCTTATTCCAAAAATATATGTTCTGTGTTGTCCTTGATATAAAACTTTACTTTCAGTTCTCAAAATATTTTTATTCGAAACATTTTCACTTCCAACTTCATCTGTTTTTCCATTTGCATATAGGTCGTCATAATAATCTTTTGAATTCGGAATTGCCGTTCTGTATTGGCTTACAACCAAATTGCTAATATCAAAGTAAAATTCGAGATCAAAAATGCTTCTAATATCAAAATTTCTGCTAATCCTTAAATTTGAGCTGAAATATGGAATTGTGTAAAATTTAACATTTGGATGCTGGATTCTAAAGTCCTCATCCGGATGTTCAACTAATACCGGTCCTTGATAAAAAAGACTAAAACTTAACATTGTTTTGTGTAAAATTGGATAATCCATAATTCTTGGACCCCAATCTTCTGGAGCTGTTAAAATTACTACACCTCTGCCGTATGGAGTTAATTCCTCTTGAAGAGCCCGCGGAACTCCTCTCAGTTCTCCGTCAATTCCGATTGCGGGATTATCTGTAATTACGGGAATCTGACTTATATTCGGAACTTCAAGATCGCTTACGCTTTTTTGCGTAATGTTGAAATTGAAAAATCCGGTTAAAAATCTACCCGTAGATTTTCTTATTTCTATATCGAGTCCTCTTACTTCCCTATACTCACGTTGAACAGATGATTCAAGTACAATACTCTGATCGGAATGCGCGAAAACAATTCCGCTTTCAACATCAGAATAATCTTTATAGAACGCGCCAATGTGAAGCTGAAGCCAATCATAAACATTTTGATCATAACCAAGTTCGAAATTATAAGATTTCTGATAACCCAAATTTGAATTTCCTAACCATTGCAGTCTAAAATTATAATGAGCGGTTGTAGAATACATTGCTTCGGTTCTTGGCATCTGAACAAAATGACCGTAATTAAAATATACTTTACTATTTGTAGTAATTGGAAATGAAATTCCAATTCTTGGACTTACATAAAATTTATCAGAGGGCGAATTTTTAGGAAATGTTCCATCTAAAAATGCATTTAAGACATCAAGATTAGTAGCGTAATCCAAAGTTCTTGTTACATCGGGCAGTTCTCCATTTGTGGAATAATAGTCAAATCGTAGTCCAACATTAGCAACCATTCCATAAAATTCAATTTTATCTTGAACATATGCGCTAAGTTCAATTGGAGAAACGTCATATCCCCAAACAAATAACTGGGCTGGATCGTCATTATGCATATGAACTCTGTCTTCAATAAGATGATTTAATTTAAATTCCAATCCGGTTTTTAATTCATGTGCCGGATGAAATTGGTTTACCATTGCCATTTTAATAGTAAATCTATCACTATTTGAATTATCAACAGTATTTGCCCTGCCGTACATTCTGTTGCCAGTTATATCGTCATTTGCGCCTAAATCGAGCGGAATAAATCCCGATTGAGGATCATAATATAATCTTCCGTGAAAATATTTTCCGTCCTCTGCTGTTGAATTAGGATAACGCTCAGTATCCCATTTTGCGCTAAAGTAATTTGCGTCAACTTCTGTATAAAGAGTAGGTGAAAATACTTGTATTAAATTTAACCCGACAAGTGTAGTTGTATAATTAACTTGCGGTTTGTTGAAGAAATAAAACGGATCAAAATTTCCGCCGTCATATGATATTTTTATTTCGTTGCTCCATGAACTGTTTGCATCATCGCGAGAAACAGTATTTACATTTGACGTTATACCGGAAATTGTTAGATGAGTATTATCGCCGAGCCTATTAACTAATTTTAAGGAAAATCCGTTTTCAAGATAACTATCCTGTGCTTGAGGATATGTAAAAGGACGGTTAATATATTTTATGCCTGCAAGCGCATTTAAATGCCAAGGTAAAGCATCGGTTCCGCCGCTGAAAGTCAAATCCAGATTATGCCCAGGTAAGTTTCCGTACTTAACTGGTCTATGTCTCCATTTCCATAATTCTCGTGCTTCAGTTGGAGTTAAATCATTATCGGGATTATTATCATTTAATAATCTATCCGAGTATGCTTTCCAGCCTTCCCATTTAACCGTATCCGGTGTAATTCCTTCATACCTTACTAAGTAAGAAGCTGAATCGGAATTGGGTCCGTCATACAGTCTATATGGCCAATATACCGATGGATTATAATAATTAGGGCCATCATGCCGCAATCCGGCCGGTTCAAATTGGTAATCCAAAGCAAGGTGAATTTCATCACTTGGAGATTTTGTAACAATATTTATTACACCTGAACGAGCTTCTCCATATTCAGCGTTATATCCTCCGCGAAGTACTTTAATTTCTTGAATACTTCCCTTATTTATTGGAAATGAAACTTTTGCCATCTTATTATCAACAGTGGAATAACCATCGACTAGTACGTTCACTTCGGATGCGTCGCCTGCCCTTATCTGTAAATCACCTTCAACCAAATTTCCCTGCACTCCAGCCTGCATTCCAATAATATCTTCAACTCTGCTTGCAAAAGGCAATTCTTTAATTTCATTGGCTTGAATATTTGTTTCGGAAGCAGATACATCTAATTTAACCAATTCCTTTTTTGCCGTTATAACAACTTCTTCGCTTTGAATTACATCTTGCTGTAGTTTAAAGTCAAGGTTTATTGTTCTATCGACTTCTACATTCACTTTTGTAAAAATTGAGGATTTATATCCAATCATGCTTGCTTCAACATCGTAAACACCAGGAGGAACTCTTAGAATAATAAATACGCCATTAATATTTGTAGCGGCGCCTAAATTTGTTCCTTTAAGTGAAATATTTACGCCGATTAATGGTTCGCCGGTAACCGCGTCAATTACGGTACCTCGAATTTTGCCTGTTGTTGAAGAGAAAACAGTAGATGTAAATGTGAAAACAAGTAATAAAAAAGTAATTATTTGCTTCATATGATCTTCTCCATATAAATGGAAATATCAATCCAATAATAAAATAATTAACCCATTTAGTTAGATAACGATTTAGGCAATCGTTTGTCTCTATCAATT is a genomic window containing:
- a CDS encoding Gfo/Idh/MocA family oxidoreductase, with the translated sequence MNKNISRREFVKKGSMGLAAGTVFMSTTAKSYGRIIGANNAINMAVIGIRGRGSGHIEMFGNNKDVRIKYFADIDENLFPQALKEFSKIADYTPQTVWDMRKVYDDKDIDAVSIATPNHWHALASIWAAQAGKHVYVEKPSTHNVWEGRKMVEASRKYNTLIQVGFQNRSFINTQRAMKFIHEGKLGKLFLVRGLCFKRRPDIGIYPDGPMKADEKYRTNLESNDYETPYTEEYLSKVHYDMWLGPAPKKVFNRNRFHYNWHWHWDYGNGDTGNQGPHQFDVARWGLNTKDYPVKVRSFGGYYKFKSSQETPNTQTSIFEYKDGTILEFCTRGLYTNPEGIFLPDFKFSTSGQISADSKAKPITIGTLFYGTEGWMQIDGGGNWQTFFGYKNEQGPTSGDADGSYDPMNLKGSNDQSHFENFISAVKNGNRANLNCDIEEGHLSSALPIIANISYRLERELKLDGNNEKFINDKEADSMLTREYRNEYKVPEKV
- a CDS encoding TIM barrel protein, whose translation is MENNFSRKEFIKLLTLTAGAACFNGCGIFSQTGENSKMKLGLVTYQWGKDWDIPTLIKNCELAEIYGVELRVEHAHGVSIELNKEQRLEVRREFADSKVRIIGMGTNQQFDYPDQTELKKSIETAKDFVKLSYDIGGSGVKVKPNGFHNEVPREKTIEQIGKSLNELGKFAEGFNQQIRLEVHGKETQELPNIKAIMDIADCKNVKVCWNSNPEDLIGKGLDYNFNLVKDRLGDTVHVRELNLNDYPYKELMRLLINKNYKGWILLECRTEPEDKVKALIDQRRYWEKLIS
- a CDS encoding metallophosphoesterase family protein, encoding MNFNFKNILLLNILLFVISNQFCFSQNHSDVKSVIDELVTKFYNDLTDQELEQLNEEKIISNLSEADLKILSTKYWTFDINVPATVYIMQDRSQISIPFWLESAKFVKTEMVVKNEHTIYTVWEKKFPAGKVELGINGFDKHRPHYFVSVSPQNKNDVLIISDCYPANQFISQMDIGSFTYHDWDELLLTEVPEILKGGKLLTTIRGRAREAHLIDAFRSTDYPSSVVPDQIVLTLSNDPSTSQSIQWRTNTKIKNCVVKYWVKNDSAENNFETKAEYIIIEDRLLKNDRYINHYTVELKDLKPETIYNYQIGNADNQIWSKILEFKTASKLSKPFSFIYLGDTHKSESFGQLVNYAYSNNPDVSFFSIGGDLVSTGLNRDEWDQFFKFSENVFCSKPIMPTLGNHDSQDGLGSKMYQDLFDLPKDGPEKLNPETTYSFNYENAFFLMLDVTAPIEIQTEWIENQLKNSNAKWKFVMMHFPPYSADDDYPLIQKEWCTLFDKYHVDVVFSGHVHYYLRTKPLYANKPVNSTSEGTVYLISISTKDTDKPSKKNDFTEVQFGGEYLYQLIEINGDNFNLEAVNSEGKVFDKFEIKK
- a CDS encoding DUF1080 domain-containing protein; this translates as MRFFLMLFFIAMIISCTCNNNFDNTIGVKLNALTEQEINDGWELMFDGKTFDGWRGIGIDSVPQGHWKIENGCIRKIKSGDVPLRPDGQPLKGGDLLTDKLYKNFEFQFEWKISEGGNSGVKYNVDEQVSISKGTSNALGFEYQVLDDSKNDDGVTPTHRSASLYDLFEAKDKILKPVGEFNSAKIIFNNNKGEHWLNGKKVVEYDLDSPEFNEAFKKSKYVNIENFTKHKIAHIVLQDHGSDCWYRNIKIKKLK